DNA from Deltaproteobacteria bacterium:
GGCGGTTGATACCTGCTGTGCATCACTTGTGCTCGAGCAACAGTTCAGTGAAGCACTCTGCTAGCAATCTCTTCGACCTCCAGAACCTCAAAAGGTTTGCGCAGAAAGGCAGCTATGCCAAGGTCCCTGGCCTGCTGCTCATAATGTTCCTCGGTGGTAGCCGTCACAATGACCACCTCTGTGGTACTTTTCTGCTGGCGCAGCTTTTCCAGTACTTCTATGCCGCTGATGTCGCTCATTTTTATGTCCAGAAATATA
Protein-coding regions in this window:
- a CDS encoding response regulator, with protein sequence MAHMEDEILVVDDDLGILESFDAMLGDDYSIVTIGSGEQALEYLSSHRVKLIFLDIKMSDISGIEVLEKLRQQKSTTEVVIVTATTEEHYEQQARDLGIAAFLRKPFEVLEVEEIASRVLH